In Candidatus Manganitrophus morganii, the genomic window GAAGTTTGGAAGGAACAACCCCCCTTAGTTTCGATCGAGACATCATGCCGGTTCACTTTTTTTATTTCCGGAGAGACCTACCCCTTCTTTTCGCGAACAATCAGGACCGGGCAAGGCGCTTCCCGCGTCACCCGCTCGGTGACGCTTCCTAGGAGAAGATGCGTCAGCCCTTTTTTCCCGTGGGTCCCCAAGGCGATTAAATCGGTCTTGATCTCTTGGGCGGTTCGGATAATTTCAACGTGCGCGAGCCCCTCTTTAAAGAGCGGTGCGACCTGAACCCCTTCTTTCCGGACGATTTCAGCGGCAACCCGAAGTTCTTCTTCCTGTTCCCTTTTCAGGTTCTGAAGCCACTGGTAGGCTCCCGCATGAGGTCCGCGGGAGGGGGGTGGGGTATAGGGGAAGAGGGATTCAAAGACATGAAGCAGGGTGATTTTGGCTTTCAGGTTTTGGGCGAGATAAACAGCCTCTTTGAGCGCTTCGGTTGCATAAGATGAAAAGTCCGTCGGCACCAAGATCTGTTCTATTCTGGTCATGATCTCCCTCCTCTGTTGGCGGGATGCCTTGAGAACCTGATGCAATTCTGAAGTAAATGGGAAGGGGGAGCAATCCTCCGAATGGGGTATGACGTTACCTTGAGCCTCCGGAACAATGTGTGGACGATAAGCAACTAAGGTAATGTCCATTCGACAGAGTTGACCCGGGAGATCGCAATGTTTTTACATTTAAGGTAAGGTTGACGATTTTAGCAATGTACGATCCCATGTCACTAGAGAAATGACGGAAGGAGACCGATGCTTTGGCCGATATTGATTCTGCTTGCCCTTTGGGCGCTTGGTTTCACTTTAAAGTTCGCCGGGGGGATCATCCATCTTCTCCTGGTCGCAGCCGCCGTTTTATTGCTCGCTCAGCTGCTGATGGGAAGAAAAAGCATCACCGGTCCGCCGCCATAAGAAAGTTCGCCGGCGGCCTATCGATCTCAGTGCTATTTCTCCTTCTGTTCCTCCCGGCGGGATGTCTGCGGCCTGCATCGCCTCGGCCCGCGCTGGAAGTGGCCCGTGAGGCGGCGCTGGAGACGAAGATCCGGGCCTTCATCGCCGCGGAGCCGATGCTCGATCAAGAGAGGGTCCGGGTGGAGATCGACGAAGGAAAGATCGTCCTGAAAGGGAAGGTCGAGCGGGAGGAGCAGAAGGAAAAGGCGACCGAGGTCGCCGTCCGGGCGGGAGGGGATCTGCCGATCGAAAACGAGATCGTCGTTCAAGGGTAAAGCGCCACGCTCGATCTGCTCGTTGAGTTGTTGTTCTTGTCTGTCTGCTCGAGCATTTCAGGCCGCCTCTTTCCTCCCCGGTGTTTCTTCGGCGCGCCTGGGAAGCTGCTGAATCCGGAGCGGCGGCAGGCCGACGATCTCAAAGGTCGCGGAGGCGACGCCGATTCGGGCCTCATCGAACGCTTTGAGGATGTCGCGGCTCATCGCGTCCTTCAATTCCCGGACGCCGTAATCCCGGGCGATGAACCGGACCGTCAGCTCCAGCCAGTTGTCGGTCAAGCGAAAATAGACCTTCGGCCGCATGTCGGCCGATTTCATGAAGTAGCGCCGCTTCATCTCCTCCAACGCCTCCCGTCCCATCTCGCTGATCGAAACGGTGTGGCGCTCCGCCGCGTCGAGCAAGATCCGCTCGGCGCGGGCCCGGTCGGCGTCGTAGGTGATCGGCACGACCATCTCCTCCCAAAGAAAAGGGAAGTCGCGGGTGTAGTTGAAGACCGGCTCTTCAAAGATCTTGGCGTTGCTGACGGTGACGACCCGTCCCGTATATTGCCGGCTCTGGACCCACATCGCCGGCTCGTCCCCCTGCACCGGCGGCGGCTGGCCCATCTCCATGATCGTCGTCTGGGTAAAGGTCAGCCCCAGCACGTCTCCGCGGACCCCTCCCATCCGGATCCGGTCGCCGACGTTGAAGACCTTCCCTCGCAGAATGACGAAATAGCCGGCAATCGCGGTGACGACCTTCTGCAGCGCGAAGGCGAGCGCCGCGGTGATCAACCCCAGGGCGGTGGCGAGCCGGCCCGGATCGTCGAACCAGATCGAGGCGAGCCCCAGAATCAGGATCACCGCCGCGGCGAGGCGGATTCCCTGGCGCGCCCAAAACTCAACCTGCTCTTTGCCCCGCCCATGCAGCCACCAGCGGGCAAGCTTTGTAAAGCTTCGAACCACCAGAACGATCAGGACGATGAAGAGGAGCGAGAAGAGAAGCTTCTTGGCGTTCTCCGCGTTGACGCCGACGAGCTTCACGCCGAAGATTTCAACCGCCCGGTTCGGTCCGACCAACCTGATAAAATTTTCCAAAACGACCTCCTCTGACTTGTCGGAGCGGATTGCAATACGCCCTTACCGACGGCTCTTCTTTTATTCATTCCCCGCCCGTTTCCGTCGGGTGGGCGCGCTCTCCGAAGGCCGCGGAACATTCGAGAGGCTCGATGCTTCGCCGCGCGCCGGTTTTCGGACGACGCTGAAAGAGCCGTCGGTCTCCAGCACGGCCGCTTCGACCTCCGAAAGATTCGCGATCCCTTCCGCCCGGATCGCCGCGCGCACTTCCCCTTCGGTCACCCGCTCCCGCCGCATCGCTTCCCCGAGAAACTCCTCCCGGTAAAACAGCAGGGCCGGCTCGCTCTTCACGATCCGCCGGACAAACGGAGAGTGAACCGAAGCCCAAGCGACGAGATACTGCAAGCCGATGAGAAGAGCGAAGGCAAGAATCCCTTCAACGAGAGCGACATTCTTCGAGAGGAGAATGGTCGCCAAGGTCGATCCGAGAGCGACGGTCACCACCAGATCGAAGGCATTCATCTTCGACAAGGTCCGCTTTCCGGAGATCCGGAGGAGAAGAACGAGCGCCGCATAGGCGAGAACGCCGATGATCAGGGTGCGGACGACCCCCATCCAGTTGTCGAAGAAGATTCGGTGCAGGTCCATCAGCCGAGCCTCAGGGGCCGCTCCTTCAGCCATAAAGAGCAGGGAAACCGAAGTCCATTTTATTATGGCACGGGGGGGAGAATTCGAACAAGCCGCAGGCTCAGGGTGCGCTCATTTACAGGGGGATTGTCCGAAAACGCATTTTTCTCGTACCATGAAAGAGAGATGTTTTTCCGAGCGGACGGGGAGGGGCGGATCCGCCGCGTGAATTAGAGGAGCCTCGATGAAGACGCAATTAAATCAGTTTTGGGATTGGCTTCGCTCCAGCTTCTGGTTTGTGCCGAGCGTCTCGACGCTGATCGCGATCGGCGTCGCTCGGGCGACCCTTTCGTTTGATTATTCGGAGAAGAACGTCTGGAACTTCATGGAAGAATGGATTTATACCGGCGGCCCGGAGGGGGCTCAGGTCCTTCTCTCCACCATCGCCGGATCGCTGATCACCGTCGCGGGGGTCGCCTTCTCCGTTACCATCGTCGTTCTTTCCCTCACCTCGACGCAATTCGGCCCGAGGCTGCTGCGCAACTTCATGCGCGATCTGGGGAACCAAGTGGTCCTCGGCGTTTTCATCGCCACCTTTCTCTACTGTATCTTGATTCTTCGGACGATCCGCGTCGGCGAAGAGAACGGGTTCGTCCCGCACCTCTCGGTGACCTTTGCCGTCGTCCTGGCGATCCTCAACCTTGCTCTATTGATCTTTTTTATTCATCATGTTTCCGCCTCAATCCAGGCGACCAGTGTGATCACGGCGGTGGCGCGCGACCTCGATCAAGTCATCGATCAACTCTTTCCGGAAGAGCTGGGGGCGTCGGCATCCGAGCAGAAGATGGAAGAGAAGCGGACCGTCGTTCCAGCAAACTTCAAAAGCGAATCGGCGCCGATCTTTTCCGAGACAACCGGTTATCTCCAGGCGATTGAAAATGACACGCTGCTGACGCTCGCCTCCGAGAGAAACTTTTTGATCCGGCTGGAGTGCCGGCCCGGCGATTTTATTGCGCAGGGAGACGTTTTGGTGAGGGTCTGGTCCAAGGATCGGCCCGATCCGGAAGTGTCGCGGGAGATCAATAATACCTTTATCCTCGGAAAGGATCGGACCTTCACGCAGGATCTCTTCTTCGGCATCGATCAACTGGTCGAGACCGCCGTTCGCGCCCTCTCTCCCAGCACGAATGACCCGTTCACCGCGATGACCTGTATCGATTATATGGGCGCGACGCTCTGCCGGCTGGCAGGACGGGCGATTCCGTCCCCTTTTCGGTTCGATCGTGATCATCATCTCCGGGTCATTGCCGAACCGGTGACATTTGTCCAGATCCTCGATCGCGCGTTTACCCCGATTCATCATTATGGAAAGAGCGCCCCGATCGTTACGCTGCGCCTTCTGCAGAGACTCGGCACGGTCGGTGCCCGCGTCGTCCGGGAGGAAGACCGCTCCGCGGTTGTTCGACTTGCAGACCGGATCAAGAGGGAAAGCAGACGCTTCTTGGAGAGCCCGGACCAAGAGGCGGTTGAAAAACAACACCGTCTTGTCCTCGCCGGATTAAACGAAGCGGATCATCGATGGGGAAGCGCGCGCGCCGAAGGGTAATGTTGACGGCGACCTGAAGTGGTCGATGAAACGTTTTGCGCTTGATGATTCAGTCCTCATTCCGACGCTCCTCCCCGGAGCTACTCCTCGCTGAAGAAGAACGTTGCTTCGATCTGCTCAAGCTCCATCAAACGGACGATCTTCTGAAGCGCGTCGTGCATCTCCAGGACCTCCTTCTCGGAAAGTGTTTGAAGGCTATAGAGGAGCTTTCCCTGGGAGGGCTCGGGCGCTCTGTCGACGATCCGCTTTCCGGCCGCGGTCAAATGGACCGTCACCACCCGGCGGTCCGGCGCTTCTCTTTTTCGGACGACGTACCCTTTCGCTTCCAGCCGGTCGATGATCCCCGACACGGTGGAGATGTGGAGGTACATCTTCTCGCTCAGCTCTCCGACCGACGTGCCCCCTTCTTCCCGGAGGGTTTTCAGCAGCCAGAGCTGCGGACCGGTCACGCCGAACTCTTTTAAAACCTCCTCTGAATATTGATGGATCGCCTTGAAGATTCTTCGGAAGGATTGGACGATTTTCGCAATCGCCGTTTTCTTTGAAACTGTTTTCTTTGCCATGGGTTGAAAGCTGATTCTAATTTTTAGCGAATCTCATTCTATCCGCCGGTCAGAAGCGTATTCAAAGATGATTTTTGGATCGATTCTTGTCGGCAATGGCCCATAAAATAAGAACAAACGCGATGAAACGGATGATATAGACAAAGCTGTAGACCTCATTTTCTTTGTTCATGATCAAAAGAACGACCCGTTCGACCGCCAGCATCCAGAACGCGACGGCAAAGATGGAGAAGAGGCGGTCTTCCGTCTTTTTCCAAAATCGGAGAAAGAAAAGCCCGATCACCCAGCAAGCCATCATGATGGCGCCCGACAGAAATTGAGTCATCTGCATCCGATTCCCCCTTTATGCGACATCCCAGATCAGACCGTAAATAAGCAGCATCAGCCCTGCCAGCGCGGCGATGCTCCGCAATATCGACAGGTCGGCGGAATCGGGGATGATGACCAAATCGACATAAAGCAGGAAATTATTCAGCGTCAGTCCGACGAAGCAAAGGCTGCTCCAGAGTAAAAGCCGTGTTTGGCTTCGAAGATACCCCCGAAACAGCATCAGCGCACACGCCAGGCTGGTGATTGCGGAGAGGAAGTAAACGGTTGCGGCCATCTTAGTCGTCCTTTCTGAATTTAAAGGCATCTGAGAAATTACGCAATGTATCGGTTTGTCTGGAGAAGATCAATTCAATGATCCGCGTCGGACGCTCTCGATAGGCGTCGGCCAGCTCCCGGACCGCCCGATCCAATTCGTCCGTTCTCGGTTTGTAGAAATAAAGAGGGGGGCGTGATTCTTTCACCGACAATAGCCCCCGCTCGCAGAGATCGGTGAGACGCTTGGTCACCGAGATCGGGCTGCTCCGGATCTCCTGGCTGACCGATTCGGCGCTCCATTCTCTCGCATGGCTCCGAAGCAGGAGGAGGACCTCCAGCAGCTCGACCGAGTCGATATAGCCCGCGATGAAGCGCTTTACGTTTTCTGAGATCCCATCCCCGGCCAAAATCAATACTCACTTCAATGAAAAGTGTTTTCCGTATCTCTTCCGAAACAAAGCCGCTTATTCCTCGATCCGCTTGAGGAGGGCGACCGGAAAGGCGCTGAAAATCTGCGCCAGCGGAAGGACCGGCCGGCCCTCAGAGAGGGTCGGATAGAGGATCTCTCCCGTAAAAATGTTTTTGTAACTGCGGCGCTCGCTTCCCGGGGAAAGGACAAGCCCGGTCTCTTCCCAGACCGCTTTCCCGATCGGCATGGCGGGCGCTTCGCGGAGAAGCCGCGCAACGAGGCGCGGGACGACGGCGATCACCTCCGCTTCATTTCCCCTCCGGGCGAAGGCGATCAGGTGTTTTCGCTTCTCCCCGCATCCTTGCAGCGGCAGGTAATCCCCCTCTTGAAAAAGCGCGGCGTTTGCCTTTCGGAATTGGAGGCCGGTCCGTGTGACGAAGAGCTTGATCCGGCCGTCGGCGCGGTTTTTCACCAGGTCGTGAATCAGGAGGTCGCGCCCGCCGGTTTCCGCCTGGGACAGCGCTTTCAGCAGCGCGGCGCGGAGCCGGTGATCCACCGGACGGCGGTTATCGGGATCGACCAGATTGAGGTCCCAGAGCTCGGTTCCTTGATAAAAATCGGGAACCCCGGGGGCGGCGATCTTAATCACCAATTGGGAGAGGGCGTTGGAGATGCCGTATTGCGCGATCCGCTCCTGAAAGGGGAGAAAGAGCTCCAAAAAACGATTCGACTCGGTTCGTTGGAGCAGCGCCCGGATGAACGCCTCGACCGCCTCCTCGTATTTCCGGTTGGGATTGATCCAGCTGGTGTGGACCTTCGCTTCACGAATGGCCTTGAGCATGTAGGATTGGATCCGCCGGCAGAATGTCCCGTCGTCGGCCGTCGGGTCGGTCTCGAACGGCCATGCCCCGAGGAGTGTTTGATAGAGAAGATATTCGTCGTTCGGATCGGGCGCGGGCTTCCCTTCGATGAATTGTTTCTTTGACTGGTTCCACCCGCTCCAGCTCGTCACGGCGCGCTGCCACGCCCGCGGCATTTCCGAGAGGGCGTTGATTCGCGCCCGGACGTCTTCGCCCCGTTTCGTGTCGTGCGTGGCGGTCGCCGAAAGCGCCTGCGGCCGGCGCGCCTGCCGCTCCCGCATCCACTGATGGAATGTCTTGGTGTCGATTCCAAATTGCCCCGGATGCCCGCCGACTTCATTCAAGGAGATCAGCCGGTGGTAGATGTAGAAAGCGGTGTCCTCCACCCCCTTCGCCATCACCGGGCTGGTCGTCTGCTGGAATTTCATCACGAACCGGCGATGCGCCTGCCGGTCTTCTTCGGAGCCCTCCGCCGGGTACTTCATCAGGAGGAGGTCTCTCACAAAATCGAAGACCAATTCGGTGACGGCGGGGTTTCTCTGTTTGGCCCGCGCCACCGCCAGGTTCAAATAGGCCCGGTCGCGGTCGGTCACCTGCTCCGGGTCGGTGACATAGGTCCGGTAGACGGGAAAGCAGGCGATGATCTCCCGGATCGCGTGGGTGAGACTGTTGAGGGTGAAGTCGCGGGAGCGGCGGTTTTTTTCGGAAAGGAGGTTCAACTGATGTCCGAGGACATTGATCTCGCTCGCCATCGACACTTCCATCATCAACTTTTTTTTCTCGTAAACGAGATCTTCGAAGGAGGTCCGCCCGCCGGTGAACCGGCCGTAGAAGTAGTCGAAAGAGCGCTCGTTGTCGCGGTCGACGAAGAGACCGTTCACCAGATTGAGGAAGTCGTAGCCGGTGGTTCCTTCCACGGGCCACTCTTCGGGGAGGGACTCTCCCCGGTTGAGGATTTTCTCCACGACCAGGTAGAGCGGCCGCTCGCGGGATTCTGAAGAGGGCAAGTTTGCGCGGGCCCATTCCTGCAGCTTTCTCAGGTAATCTCCGGGGTCATAGAGGCCGTCGACATGATCGATCCGAAGACCGGTGACCGCGCCCTCTTGCAGCAGCCGGAAGATCAGCGCGTGGACTTTGTCGAAGACGATCGGGTTTTCCATTCGGATCGCTGCCAGCTCATTGATATCGAAGAAGCGGCGGTAGTTGATCTCCTCGGCGGCGACGCGCCAGTAGGCGAGCCGGTACGCCTGGTCGGCGAGGAGGCGGTCAAGAAGGTCGAAGCTCTTCGGGTTGCCGCGCGTTCCGTTGAACTGCCGAAGATTCTCTTCCAAAAAGGCGGCGACCGCCGGACTCTCCTTCACCAGAACGGCGATGCGTTTTTTGACGACCTCCTTTTCCCGATAGCGCTCGATCACCCGCTGCGTCTCTTGCTCGCTTCGCAAGGGGAGATAGCTTAAGGCGGTGATGATGCTTTGCAGCTCCTGGAAATGGGGATCGGTCCCCCCCTCCTTCCCGAGAAGGGATTCGAGACGATGCGATAAGATTTGGACCGAGGAACGGGGGGCGATCGGAAGGGTATGGTCGTAGTACGTGACAAAAAAGCCGCCCTCTTCATAAATCAACGTGATTTCCTGATTCTCCAAAACGGTCCCGTACAGATCGCCCAAAATCGGAAGGAGGACCTTGTCCTCCAATTCCGGTTTGACCGGCCGCCAATCGATATCGAAGAAAGAGGAGTAGTGAGAACTCGGTCCGTTTTCGAGGAGATCCATCCACCACGGGTTGCACGATTTCGCGATTCCCATGTGATTGGCGACGACATCCAGAATCTGACCCATGCCGTGCGATCGCAGCGCCGCGACAAAGGACCGGTATTCTTCCTCCGTCCCGAGCTCCGGATTCAGCGCGGCCGGATCGGCGATATCATAGCCGTGCAGGCTGCCGTGAACCGCTTTGAGATAGGAGGAGACGTAGCAGTCGGTGATGCCGAGGGTATGCAGGGTGGGAAGGACGCGCCGGGCGTCCGAGAATCCAAAAGACGGATTGAGCTGAAGCCGGTAGGTCGAAAGGGGAAGATCCGTTTTTCGTGTAGACGGTGAAATACGTTCCATTCGAATAGACAATCCTTGGCAATCGGGTTCAGAGGGTGAAGCGGGTTTCTTCTCCTGCGGACCGGAATAGATAAACCGCTTTACAAAAATCGAAGAGTTGTCTATTATTTTGTATACAAAATAAATGGCCGAGTCAAGAGGAACGTTCATCCTATCCTCCCGAAGCCGTCCGTCCCGGATGGTTCGTTGGGGGTCTCATTCGGCGGCGGAGAGGGCTCCGAGTCGATGCGCTTCGACGAAAATTCCCCCCTGTTCTCCTGAACAGTGTATATTCATTTTATCTAAAACCTGCAATCACGAGGACCTTTCATGACGTCTGACCCGAGGAAAAATATTGTCGAGATCCCGCCCCGGTGGTACGTTTTATTCTGTTTTTCGGTCGCGGCGCTGATCGGAATCGTCACGCTGAGGAATCCGGCGAGCGCCGATCTCTTGGCGGTCGAAGTTTTTTCCGTCGTGATCGCTTTGTTCATCTTCGGATCGATCCGGTATCGCATCGATAAAAATGTGATCACGTATGGGGCATTGCCGATTATCCTGGTCACCTTTTTTTCGGCCTGGTGGCCGCAATCCCCACTCCGGGAAGCGATGGCCCAAGAAGGGAGCGCGGCGCTCTGGGAAGCGGTCCGGCACAATTTCCTCTCCCTGCACGGACTGGAAAAGCTGATCCATGCCGACACCATGCTCTTCATCCTCGGCCTGACCTTCTTCGTCAGCGTGATCTCTCAAACCCGTCTTCTGGAAGAGATCAGCATCAAGGTCCTCCGCATCTTCGAGGGGCGGGTCCTCTCGACCGTTTTAGTCATCGGAGCGCTGGTCTCCTTCGCCTCGGGTATTTTGGACGGGGTCTCCATGATCGGCCTGACGATCCGGGTCTTGGTGATCATTTTGGTCATGGCCAAAATTGATTACCGCGGCATCGAGTTTATGATCATGTCTTCCGTCGTCTTGACGACGGTCTGCGGGATGTGGCTTGCTTATGGGGAGCCCCCCAACCTGATCATCAAATCAAATCTGAATCTTCCCGACCGTTTTTTCCTGACATATGCTATGCCGATGGCGGTTGTGAGTTTTATCATTGTCGCCCTGTTCATCCGCCGATGGCTGCGGGGCGTCCTGATTCCCCTCGACGGGCTCGATGTATTGGAGCAAAACGTTCCCGACGTGCGATTCCTGCAGGTGGCCAGAAAAGGGGAAACCAAGGAGATGGAGGAGTTGTTGAAGGAATATGCCGGCCGGTTGGGAGAGAAGGGTCGCCAGGTCGAGACGCTCTATCATGAAGGGCATCATCCGATCTCGGCGATGGTCCGAGCGGAGGTGGATCGAAAGACGCTCCATGCCTTTATTAAAGAGTACCTCGATGAAGAGTTTGTCGAACCGGTCGCCTCCTACTACCGGCATCGCCGAAAACATGCGCTGCCGAAAGAGCGCGAGCAGGAAATGGTCGAGGCGGGGGTCATCGAGCGCCTCTTGGAGAACACACGGCTCCAAAGATCGGCGACGCAGAAGTGGGCAAAGCTTGCGTTCCTCGTCTTTATCGGTCTGTTATTTTGGCACGCGAGAGACCACGATGTGCCGCTGTTTCTCTCATCGATGGCCGGATTTGCCGTTGCGCTGATCGGGATTTTGCCTTATCGGAAGATGCGCCGGCTTGCTTTCCACGAGGGGGCGCATGAATATCGGGAGTATCTCTTCCTTTTTCCTCTTTTTCTCTTCATCTCGATGTTGACGGCGGTCGGATTTTTTGACCAACTCCGCTCCGCGATCATCGCGGGGGTCGAGACGATCGGGGAGGCGCACGTCGCCGCCATCCAGTTTCTGGGGACCGGCGTGCTCTCCGCCATTCTCGACAACAATGTGGTGGCCGATTTCGCTTCAAGGGCTATTGAGGGGATGCCGCAGATGTTTCTCTTTGCCGCCGCTCAAATTGCAGGCTACGCGACGGGAGGGTCATTGACCCATATCGGGTCGGCCCAGTCGGTCGTCGCTTTTGCTTATATTCTCCGGTATGTCGATCCGCAATTTACCCCGGCGAATTGGATACGGGCCATGTGGAAGATCGTCCTTGCCCTCACGGTCGCCCTCACGGTGATGATTTATCTCACGGCCTACGTTGTATCCGCTTGATCTCGGCCATCCTCTTCAGACGCGTCCACCCGTTCATTTCGCTTCTCCGGCGTGTGGTCTTTCCCCCCGGAGGCCATCACCTGATGGAGGATCTTGCTCAGCTGATCCAATTTGTACGGTTTGGCCATCACCCCCTTGAAGCCGTATTGGGTGTAATCGGCCATGATCGGATCGTTGGAGTAGCCGCTGGAGACAATCGCCTTGACGTCGGGATCGACCGCGAGCAGTTTCTGAATGGCCTCTCTCCCTCCGATCTCTCCCGGGATCGTTAAATCCATGATGACCAGGTCGAACGGATGGCCCGACCCCTTCGCTTCCCGGTAGCGCGCGATCGCCTCGCTTCCGTCTTCGGCAAAACCGACCTCGTATCCGAGGAAACGGAGCATCTCTCCCAGCACTCTGCGGACCGATTTCTCATCGTCCATGACCAAGATTTTTCCCTTGCCGCGAAGCGGCGCTTCGGTCGTGGCCGGCGGCTCGACTTCTTTTGACGAAGCCGGCAGGTAAATCGAAAAGGTCGATCCCTTCCCCAGCTCGGAGTCGACGGTCATATGGCCGTCATGTTTTTTGACGATCGAATAGGAGGTGGAGAGGCCGAAGCCGCTCCCTTTCTGCTTCGTGGTGAAATAGGGATCGAAGATTTTGTCGAGATGCGCTTTTTTGATGCCGATCCCGAAGTCTCGGACCGAGAGGTGAATGTACCGTCCGGCCGGGATCGGGAGCCGTTTCTCGCTCCCGGTTGCGATATGGTTTTCGGCCCGGACCTGGAGGGTTCCCCCTTCCGGCATCGCCTGCTGCGCGTTGATGACGAGGTTATGGAGGACCTGACTGATCTGTCCCTCGTCGATATCGACCGGCCAGAGCGCATCTGAAATGTAAAACGCCGGATGCACATTCGATCCCCGCAAGGCGAACTGGATCGAATGCTCAAGCAGCTGATTGATCCGGAGCGTCTTCTTGATCGGCGCCCCTCCTTTGGAAAAGGTCAGCAGCTGATGGGAGAGGTCGCGCGCCCGAAGGGAGGCGGTTTCGGCGTCTTCCAGATGCCGATAGAAGCGATGGGCGGGGCCGAGCTCCGTTTTGATCAGGGAGAGATTCCCCAAAATGGCGGTCACGATATTGTTGAAATCGTGAGCGATGCCGCCTGCGAGAAGGCCGACCGCCTCCAACTTGCTCATCCGGAGAAGATCCTCCTCCCTTTTTTTCTCATCGGTGATATTCCGGAAGACCAGAATCGTTCCGATGATCTCTCCTTTTTGATCCCGGATCGGAGCGGCGCTGTCGGAGATGATCCGCTCCGATCCGTCTCGCGAGATCAATACGGTCGGATTCGCCGGCGTCACCGTGAAACCTGTCTGGAGGACCTGGGTGACGGGATTCTCCAGGGCCTGTCGGGTTCTCTCGTCGCT contains:
- a CDS encoding universal stress protein yields the protein MTRIEQILVPTDFSSYATEALKEAVYLAQNLKAKITLLHVFESLFPYTPPPSRGPHAGAYQWLQNLKREQEEELRVAAEIVRKEGVQVAPLFKEGLAHVEIIRTAQEIKTDLIALGTHGKKGLTHLLLGSVTERVTREAPCPVLIVREKKG
- a CDS encoding lmo0937 family membrane protein; amino-acid sequence: MLWPILILLALWALGFTLKFAGGIIHLLLVAAAVLLLAQLLMGRKSITGPPP
- a CDS encoding BON domain-containing protein, with amino-acid sequence MLFLLLFLPAGCLRPASPRPALEVAREAALETKIRAFIAAEPMLDQERVRVEIDEGKIVLKGKVEREEQKEKATEVAVRAGGDLPIENEIVVQG
- a CDS encoding mechanosensitive ion channel family protein is translated as MENFIRLVGPNRAVEIFGVKLVGVNAENAKKLLFSLLFIVLIVLVVRSFTKLARWWLHGRGKEQVEFWARQGIRLAAAVILILGLASIWFDDPGRLATALGLITAALAFALQKVVTAIAGYFVILRGKVFNVGDRIRMGGVRGDVLGLTFTQTTIMEMGQPPPVQGDEPAMWVQSRQYTGRVVTVSNAKIFEEPVFNYTRDFPFLWEEMVVPITYDADRARAERILLDAAERHTVSISEMGREALEEMKRRYFMKSADMRPKVYFRLTDNWLELTVRFIARDYGVRELKDAMSRDILKAFDEARIGVASATFEIVGLPPLRIQQLPRRAEETPGRKEAA
- a CDS encoding DUF421 domain-containing protein, encoding MDLHRIFFDNWMGVVRTLIIGVLAYAALVLLLRISGKRTLSKMNAFDLVVTVALGSTLATILLSKNVALVEGILAFALLIGLQYLVAWASVHSPFVRRIVKSEPALLFYREEFLGEAMRRERVTEGEVRAAIRAEGIANLSEVEAAVLETDGSFSVVRKPARGEASSLSNVPRPSESAPTRRKRAGNE
- a CDS encoding DUF2254 domain-containing protein; the protein is MKTQLNQFWDWLRSSFWFVPSVSTLIAIGVARATLSFDYSEKNVWNFMEEWIYTGGPEGAQVLLSTIAGSLITVAGVAFSVTIVVLSLTSTQFGPRLLRNFMRDLGNQVVLGVFIATFLYCILILRTIRVGEENGFVPHLSVTFAVVLAILNLALLIFFIHHVSASIQATSVITAVARDLDQVIDQLFPEELGASASEQKMEEKRTVVPANFKSESAPIFSETTGYLQAIENDTLLTLASERNFLIRLECRPGDFIAQGDVLVRVWSKDRPDPEVSREINNTFILGKDRTFTQDLFFGIDQLVETAVRALSPSTNDPFTAMTCIDYMGATLCRLAGRAIPSPFRFDRDHHLRVIAEPVTFVQILDRAFTPIHHYGKSAPIVTLRLLQRLGTVGARVVREEDRSAVVRLADRIKRESRRFLESPDQEAVEKQHRLVLAGLNEADHRWGSARAEG
- a CDS encoding MarR family transcriptional regulator → MAKKTVSKKTAIAKIVQSFRRIFKAIHQYSEEVLKEFGVTGPQLWLLKTLREEGGTSVGELSEKMYLHISTVSGIIDRLEAKGYVVRKREAPDRRVVTVHLTAAGKRIVDRAPEPSQGKLLYSLQTLSEKEVLEMHDALQKIVRLMELEQIEATFFFSEE
- a CDS encoding DUF5985 family protein; translation: MQMTQFLSGAIMMACWVIGLFFLRFWKKTEDRLFSIFAVAFWMLAVERVVLLIMNKENEVYSFVYIIRFIAFVLILWAIADKNRSKNHL
- a CDS encoding DUF5985 family protein; this encodes MAATVYFLSAITSLACALMLFRGYLRSQTRLLLWSSLCFVGLTLNNFLLYVDLVIIPDSADLSILRSIAALAGLMLLIYGLIWDVA
- the treY gene encoding malto-oligosyltrehalose synthase; this translates as MERISPSTRKTDLPLSTYRLQLNPSFGFSDARRVLPTLHTLGITDCYVSSYLKAVHGSLHGYDIADPAALNPELGTEEEYRSFVAALRSHGMGQILDVVANHMGIAKSCNPWWMDLLENGPSSHYSSFFDIDWRPVKPELEDKVLLPILGDLYGTVLENQEITLIYEEGGFFVTYYDHTLPIAPRSSVQILSHRLESLLGKEGGTDPHFQELQSIITALSYLPLRSEQETQRVIERYREKEVVKKRIAVLVKESPAVAAFLEENLRQFNGTRGNPKSFDLLDRLLADQAYRLAYWRVAAEEINYRRFFDINELAAIRMENPIVFDKVHALIFRLLQEGAVTGLRIDHVDGLYDPGDYLRKLQEWARANLPSSESRERPLYLVVEKILNRGESLPEEWPVEGTTGYDFLNLVNGLFVDRDNERSFDYFYGRFTGGRTSFEDLVYEKKKLMMEVSMASEINVLGHQLNLLSEKNRRSRDFTLNSLTHAIREIIACFPVYRTYVTDPEQVTDRDRAYLNLAVARAKQRNPAVTELVFDFVRDLLLMKYPAEGSEEDRQAHRRFVMKFQQTTSPVMAKGVEDTAFYIYHRLISLNEVGGHPGQFGIDTKTFHQWMRERQARRPQALSATATHDTKRGEDVRARINALSEMPRAWQRAVTSWSGWNQSKKQFIEGKPAPDPNDEYLLYQTLLGAWPFETDPTADDGTFCRRIQSYMLKAIREAKVHTSWINPNRKYEEAVEAFIRALLQRTESNRFLELFLPFQERIAQYGISNALSQLVIKIAAPGVPDFYQGTELWDLNLVDPDNRRPVDHRLRAALLKALSQAETGGRDLLIHDLVKNRADGRIKLFVTRTGLQFRKANAALFQEGDYLPLQGCGEKRKHLIAFARRGNEAEVIAVVPRLVARLLREAPAMPIGKAVWEETGLVLSPGSERRSYKNIFTGEILYPTLSEGRPVLPLAQIFSAFPVALLKRIEE